The genomic window CTTTAGAATAACAATAGGGCTGCATGATATGGACGAAATACTGTACTGAAGTCACATATTCCAGTCACAAATTATGGCAATCTTTGAAACAAACCCTGAACATACCAGGGTTATAACCTCTCCTCAATTACTTTGAGCACTCATGTGGAGAGATTGTTTAGGATGCCCCAGGcacacaagaaaatatgatttattaaaGGCGGcaaatttgtatttgtaatgtAAAGGACAATAATTTTGATGCAGAAATGACATATAGTGCAGCCCTAATACACGGTTAGGGGCCAATCTTACACCATGTTCACTCACAGTGCTGATCCATCTGTAACAGGTTGGATTTAATGGGATAATAACACGCTCTTTTGCTATTCGTGTTTCTTTTATTGCTCAGGAACGGTGTGATGGAAGAGGCAGAGGTTCAAATTGATGATGGGAAAGAGGAAATTGAGGAACCAGACACCATATACTAGTAAGAAACTGTCTTGCTGTCgtacaattaaaaacaaatcatgaaaaaagtaatgaatgagattttttttactttggctTATTGACTTTTTTCCTCATTGTTTTGCAGCAATGTTAGGAAAAGGATAGCTCCTTTTGTGATGTCCTTTGGTTTTCGGTGAGTGATTGTTAACTTTATTACTTTGTCCCTTGaattacaaagtatttgtactctttAAATGCCACCACCATTTTATAACAGTGACcgtgttattaaaaaatattattttgtcttattttagcTGTATTTCTTTTGTAATGTGGACATTTCTAGGGTCTTTGGCCTGGTGCTCATCTTTGTGGATATTGTTCTGGTCATTGTTGACCTATCGCTGTCATCCAAAAGCCGTGAGAGTGTGGGGACTACTTTGGAGGCCATCTCGCTTGCCATCTCGTTCTTCTTCCTCATCGATGTGCTCCTGCGGATTTATGTAGAAGGGTTAGTTTGGGACAGCAGAGTTGGAAAATATGTTAGCTTTATATACTGCTTTCCAAATATGAAGATGtttcaggaaaagaaaataatgctgAGAAGTCAGAAGGAGACAGGAAGTGTTGTAACAGCTGTTTCCTGTCTGACTCTAGCAAATTATGTAGAACTCTGTCTGTTGCTGACTCTCATTTTATAGTATGTTACATCATTTCCTCATTGCAAATCTGCTTTAATTTCAATACGAGTTTAATATGTGTTCAAGTTTTATGTGAATAGTGAATTAACGGTACTCTACATATTTCAGATTTAAGGTGTACTTCAGTTCCAAGCTGAACATCATGGATGCCTGCATTGTGGTCCTCACTCTGGTTGTCACTATGATCTATACATTCTCTGATTTCTCAGGAGCAAGCCTTATTCCTAGGTACACTTATAGCAGCTGCaaacattcactctctcacatgcCTCTCTATTGACttgaaccaaaaaaaatctaGCTTGTTCTATTACATAGATCCTGTGCTGgaacagcttcacctctgactctTAGAaagttctgacactggagactccactGGATGTCTAGTTACAGAAAACATAAACcatataaataattgttttttttgtctgtgaaaTAAGAATATGTCTTTAAAACTATGTAGAGTTTCACATTCTATTTTGATGTAAATAAGCcttacaagtccctgtgaaatAGCTGTTACTTTACAAACAGTGTGTTTGAATGGAAGCAATAAATCTAATCCTTGCAGCAGGCATTATTATCAGAGCTGCTGATATAGaatattaatcaacaccttttgacACATTAGTGTCAGGAATCCAACAGCATTATCAGTATCAGTCTTTTGTGAATGTTGTTGAATTTGTCAACTATCAACAGGTTAGTGGCATTCCTGAGGTCCTTGAGAATACTTATCCTGGTTCGTATCTTCCGACTGGCCTCCCagaagaaagagatggagaagaTCACTAGAAGAATGGTGAGGATCTAAATTAGGAAAGGCATGTTTTCTGATCTCTGTTCAATGGGAacttatatttgtatttgtgaacCCCTCAGGTATCAGAGAACAAAAGACGTTACCAAAAGGATGGATTCGATTTGGATCTCACATACGTCACAGGTCTGggttcttcatttttttctgtctttaaaaaaataaaagatgggATCAGTTTTTGCTTTTGTCTCCCAATATTTTTAAAGTTAACTCTTTATTGTTTCAGACAGAGTCATTGCAATGTCCTTTCCCTCATCTGGGAAACAGGCCCTGTACAGGAATCCCATCAGAGTAagtaaagtgtttaaaaaaaaggtagcaaataatatgattattatatagGAAATTAAAACCACTTAATCAATGGCATGGCTGTACCATTTGCCTACAACtaactgtatttctttttagGAAGTTGTCCGATTCCTGGACACTAAACATCAGGATCACTACAGAGTTTACAACCTCTGCagtaagtgtgtttttttccgaGTTCATATGCGCACTGCATCTAAATCTTACTAATGATGCTGATGAGCAATATTAAGCCTAAGGTTTGTCTTATTTCAGGTGAGAAAGGTTATGATCCAAAACATTTCCATTATAGAGTTGAGCGTGTGATGATTGATGATCATAATGTTCCATCATTAGAGTGAGTAATCGGACATTCTGTATAAAAGGTCTCCTGTTGCTTTGAAGAGCTACAGTTTGAGGTAACTGTTGTGCATTATGTGGTAACCAGGGACATGCTGAGATACACAGCCAGTGTTAGGGATTGGATGGCTTCAGACCCAAGCAACATCATTGCTATCCATTGCAAAGGGGGAAAAGGTGACACTACACCTTTTGTGGTTCATGTTTTTAAGTCTACCACAAAAACTTAAACTGCAATAAATGATGCATGATGATGCATGGAATGGTCGTAGCAAGTCTGGTTAAGTTTATTCTGCTGTGACAGGGCGTACAGGGACGATGGTGTGCACATGGCTAATTGACAGCGATCAGTTTGAAAATGCACAGGTactgttcttttttaaaaaaaatcagtttctaCAGATTAGATGTTTACAAGTCTTGCTTTCATGTTTGGCAGGACAGCCTGGACTACTTTGGTGAAAGGCGCACGGATAAAAGCATGAGTTCAAAATTCCAGGGTGTCGAAACTCCGTCTCAGGTGAGTTGTGCCAAGCTGAGCACTGTTTACAAGCCATTATTGTTTTCAGAGTGAGATTAGTTTAAATGGTtgcctttttgtattttttgtagaGCCGGTATGTTGGATACTATGAGATTATGAAGAACAAATACAACCGGCAGCTACCCCCTTCAAAAAGCTTGAAAATCAAGAGTCTGCGCATTCACTCGATCACAGGTAAtcgttatatatttatatttcttcatATGTGACTGTATGCATGTGGTTCTGATTTTTTCCAGATTGTGTAATTCCTTTGTTGCTTTATTTGCTGTGCAGGTGTTGGAAAGGGCAATGGCAGCGATCTGAAAGTACGCATCATAGTGAAGAAGGAGCAAGTGTTCCAGTGCACCGGTGCCAAACAGGAGAACTGTGCGGTAATAAAACTTTACCTGAGGaatgacatttaaacacattactgtgaagtgtttggtgtttttcctatttttttggTCAATTTGTTGGGTATCACACCATGTAAGAAATGGTTATGCACAACACAGATAAGAAAAGccctgtgatttaaaaaaactctgctttcttttttcctttttaaatctattaaacTACCTATTGGATTCACCTTTCATGATCACTTGGTGTATGCTGTATGCATGCTATCATCAGTGCTAGTTGTATTATGGACGTTTTCTCTAATCAGAGACAGTTCTTAAAATAATGCcttctttttattgtttgcaaTGAAACTTAACATAATGATGTcatttgtatataatgtacaCCTATATTTTCCCAGCTGTTTCCTGATGCTGGAAACAATGCAGTGGTGATCAGTTTACAGGATGGCCCAGTGGTTTGTGGTGATGTAAAAGTCATGTTTGAATCCAATGCTGTAAGtcagcacactctctctctctcctatatatatatctatatatatatatatatctatatatatatatatatatatatatatatatatatatatatatatatatctatatctatatatatatctatatatatctatatatatctatatatatatatatatatatatctatatatatctatatatatatatctatatatatctatatatatatatatatatatctatctatctatatatatatatatatatatatatatatatatatatatctatatatatatctatatatatatatatctatatatatctatatatatatatatatatgtttttaatctttataattgATTGATATATAACCATGTATCTCTCTTTCCTCTGTGCCCAGGGTCTTCCTAAAGGATATGAAGACTGTCCATTCTATTTCTGGTTCAACACTTCATTTATAGAGAACAACAGGTAGGAGTCTAATAAAATGAGAATCCTCTGCCACTGGATGCTCTCAGTTATCACAACTGTTTAGGATggtattttcttgttttctaaAGTTCTGCTCTCAATGCAGGCTGTATCTTTCAAGGGAGGAACTGGACAACCCACACAAGTCCAAAACCTGGGACATCTATAAAGAGGACTTTGGTGTGACAGTGTTATTCAGTGATCCCTGAAGAAAGATTAAATGTGATGCACTCTATAGTTTAACACATTCCTATGCTAACTAAAGAATTGTCACTGAGCCATACATAGAATTTAGGCCCGAACGTTGTCTGTTTACTCCTTGTTCCAAAAAAAGGATCCTGTAAAtaagatggggaaaaaaatagagaaTGGTAGAATATTTGGCAGCACAGGTTTAAAGGAAAAATTCACAAGTTTCCAAAATGTTGCAGTGTTCTTTCTATGCATACTTGACTAGCAGGATCACAAGCTTGAATTAGATTTGCCTCTCAAGTTTGTGTCTTTAAATGCTTCGGCATAAATTTTGCCTAAGTCAAAATCTAGGCTGCTGTATGCATTATACACAGTTTCATGCAGCATTCTCTGTAAACTTGTAAAGAAAACTTTACACTAGATGTGTAAGCTTCTGCTTACATGCTGCAATTCAGCAGACAGTAAACACTCCACATCCACTATGGAACTAATTTTTTAAATACGTTTTTGTTTGATATCACTGgaatggggaaaaaattaaGTTGATGTAACAAAAAATTAAAGTAACTAATAAGTAAATCCTGCTCCCAGACTCTTTTTCACGTTTGGAACGGAACTATATGTAAAGCTGAGGACAGATCAATAAGTATTTTAAATTGGGTTTATGTGAACTGGAAGTGGAGTTGAACACCATTATATGTTAATGGAAATATGGAAGTAATAGCAGACTTAATATTGATTATTAAATTGTACTATAGTTTCTTactacagaaaagaaaattaaaaaaataaagcattgctTTAAGGCAATATTTATAATGTGTAAACATCAGTTATAATTCACTGTATCAAGTATgtttgaaatgaatgaaaacctaAGATTTAAATGTGAATGCAGATGCTAATAGACAGGAAGGAaaaatgcagtttaaaaaatgtctaTGGCTGCCACAAGAATTTTCCATTATAGCTTTCAACCAGGATTTCCAATACCAAGGTCCTTCCGAGTGATCAAAATATGAATGCCCACTATTCCTTTTGATACAGTATatagccaaatgtttgtggacacctgccCAATC from Tachysurus vachellii isolate PV-2020 chromosome 20, HZAU_Pvac_v1, whole genome shotgun sequence includes these protein-coding regions:
- the tpte gene encoding putative tyrosine-protein phosphatase TPTE isoform X2 gives rise to the protein MEEAEVQIDDGKEEIEEPDTIYYNVRKRIAPFVMSFGFRVFGLVLIFVDIVLVIVDLSLSSKSRESVGTTLEAISLAISFFFLIDVLLRIYVEGFKVYFSSKLNIMDACIVVLTLVVTMIYTFSDFSGASLIPRLVAFLRSLRILILVRIFRLASQKKEMEKITRRMVSENKRRYQKDGFDLDLTYVTDRVIAMSFPSSGKQALYRNPIREVVRFLDTKHQDHYRVYNLCSEKGYDPKHFHYRVERVMIDDHNVPSLEDMLRYTASVRDWMASDPSNIIAIHCKGGKGRTGTMVCTWLIDSDQFENAQDSLDYFGERRTDKSMSSKFQGVETPSQSRYVGYYEIMKNKYNRQLPPSKSLKIKSLRIHSITGVGKGNGSDLKVRIIVKKEQVFQCTGAKQENCALFPDAGNNAVVISLQDGPVVCGDVKVMFESNAGLPKGYEDCPFYFWFNTSFIENNRLYLSREELDNPHKSKTWDIYKEDFGVTVLFSDP
- the tpte gene encoding putative tyrosine-protein phosphatase TPTE isoform X1, translated to MTSVHYNPRLDSKDVNGNGVMEEAEVQIDDGKEEIEEPDTIYYNVRKRIAPFVMSFGFRVFGLVLIFVDIVLVIVDLSLSSKSRESVGTTLEAISLAISFFFLIDVLLRIYVEGFKVYFSSKLNIMDACIVVLTLVVTMIYTFSDFSGASLIPRLVAFLRSLRILILVRIFRLASQKKEMEKITRRMVSENKRRYQKDGFDLDLTYVTDRVIAMSFPSSGKQALYRNPIREVVRFLDTKHQDHYRVYNLCSEKGYDPKHFHYRVERVMIDDHNVPSLEDMLRYTASVRDWMASDPSNIIAIHCKGGKGRTGTMVCTWLIDSDQFENAQDSLDYFGERRTDKSMSSKFQGVETPSQSRYVGYYEIMKNKYNRQLPPSKSLKIKSLRIHSITGVGKGNGSDLKVRIIVKKEQVFQCTGAKQENCALFPDAGNNAVVISLQDGPVVCGDVKVMFESNAGLPKGYEDCPFYFWFNTSFIENNRLYLSREELDNPHKSKTWDIYKEDFGVTVLFSDP